From Sodalis glossinidius str. 'morsitans', the proteins below share one genomic window:
- a CDS encoding transcriptional regulator, whose protein sequence is MKVFDPAQYPELRNLFPELTPVQFETAFLFSFGCSQKEISVLRAVNYRLVQREIAGYHFTNNNTILTIH, encoded by the coding sequence ATGAAGGTATTTGACCCCGCACAGTACCCCGAGCTGCGCAACCTTTTCCCTGAACTAACGCCTGTTCAATTTGAAACAGCATTCCTTTTTTCTTTTGGTTGTTCTCAGAAAGAAATATCTGTATTACGCGCTGTCAATTACAGACTGGTTCAGCGTGAAATAGCGGGCTATCATTTCACAAATAACAACACAATACTGACCATTCATTAA